From the genome of Pelobates fuscus isolate aPelFus1 chromosome 6, aPelFus1.pri, whole genome shotgun sequence, one region includes:
- the RPS21 gene encoding small ribosomal subunit protein eS21 — translation MQNDAGEFVDLYVPRKCSASNRIIGAKDHASIQINIAELDKVTGRFNGQCTTYAICGTIRRMGESDDSILRLAKNDSIVSKNF, via the exons ATGCAGAACGACGCTGGAGAATTTGTGGACTTGTACGTCCCCCGTAAATG CTCTGCAAGCAACAGAATTATTGGTGCTAAGGACCATGCTTCAATCCAGATAAACATTGCGGAG CTGGATAAAGTCACAGGAAGATTTAATGGCCAGTGCACAACTTATGCGATCTGCGGTACAATTCGCCGGATG GGAGAATCTGACGATTCCATTCTGAGGCTGGCAAAAAATGACTCTATTGTTTCAAA GAACTTCTAA